A genomic segment from Gracilimonas sediminicola encodes:
- the carA gene encoding glutamine-hydrolyzing carbamoyl-phosphate synthase small subunit encodes MSLRPQKKAILALSDGTVVHGQAVGHEGITGGELCFNTSMTGYQEIFTDPSYYGQLMMMTYPHIGNYGTMPRDDEARKVMVAGVITRAFSWEYSNPMADRSLQEYLEDNEITGISGVDTRKLVRHIREKGVMNAVISSTELDEDKLVQMAKDWDDMEGLELASKVTRSEAQTVNGEDEYRVAAFDYGIKQNIINNLNERGCTLRVFPAKTPVEEVEAWEADGYFFSNGPGDPTATAEYALEVVDFAKKSGKPVFGICLGHQLMALNEGLKTKKMFVGHRGANQPVKNLSTGLVEISTQNHGFAVDEDSLDDKIAEVTHVNLNDGTIEGLKFKNFPGFSVQYHPEASPGPHDSAYLFDQFIDMMKEQK; translated from the coding sequence ATGTCACTACGCCCACAGAAAAAAGCCATACTTGCACTCAGCGATGGTACCGTTGTTCACGGCCAGGCCGTTGGACACGAAGGAATAACCGGTGGCGAGTTGTGCTTTAATACCAGCATGACCGGCTACCAGGAAATTTTCACCGACCCGAGTTACTATGGTCAGCTTATGATGATGACCTACCCGCACATTGGAAATTACGGAACCATGCCCCGGGATGATGAAGCCCGAAAGGTGATGGTGGCCGGAGTTATCACCCGAGCCTTTTCATGGGAATATAGCAACCCCATGGCCGACCGAAGCCTTCAGGAATATCTCGAAGACAATGAAATTACCGGAATATCAGGTGTGGACACCCGTAAACTGGTTCGTCATATCCGGGAAAAAGGAGTAATGAATGCCGTAATCTCCAGTACTGAGCTTGATGAGGACAAATTAGTTCAAATGGCAAAAGACTGGGACGATATGGAAGGCCTGGAGCTGGCTTCAAAAGTAACCCGGTCGGAGGCTCAAACGGTAAACGGAGAAGACGAATATCGTGTAGCTGCATTTGATTACGGCATCAAACAAAACATTATTAACAACCTGAACGAGCGAGGATGCACACTCCGGGTATTTCCGGCCAAAACTCCGGTTGAGGAAGTGGAAGCCTGGGAAGCAGATGGATACTTTTTCTCGAATGGTCCGGGAGACCCAACCGCAACAGCGGAGTATGCTCTTGAAGTGGTTGACTTCGCCAAGAAAAGCGGAAAACCGGTCTTTGGGATTTGCCTCGGCCACCAGCTGATGGCGCTGAATGAAGGCCTGAAAACCAAGAAAATGTTTGTCGGTCACCGCGGGGCTAATCAACCCGTAAAAAACCTGAGTACAGGTCTGGTTGAAATATCAACTCAGAATCATGGTTTTGCTGTAGATGAAGACTCCCTGGACGACAAGATCGCCGAGGTTACCCATGTAAACCTGAATGACGGGACTATTGAAGGGCTGAAGTTCAAAAATTTCCCCGGCTTCTCGGTGCAATATCACCCCGAAGCATCCCCCGGCCCGCATGACTCAGCCTACCTGTTCGATCAGTTCATCGATATGATGAAAGAACAGAAGTGA
- the carB gene encoding carbamoyl-phosphate synthase large subunit — MPRRDDINKILIIGSGPIVIGQACEFDYSGSQACRSLQEEGYEIVLINSNPATIMTDPIMADAVYMLPMTTDSIREIVAKEKPDAVLPTMGGQTGLNLCRDLEKENFWKDNNIHIIGVDIDAVELTEDRQLFRDKMEEIGIEQCRSRTAQSLLDAKEIVEELGGLPIVIRPSFTMGGAGGGIVWNEDEFERKVLRGLELSPVHQVLIEESIFGWKEYELELLRDANDNVIIICSIENMDPMGVHTGDSVTVAPTQTLTDKQLQHMRDSAIKMMRSIGTFAGGCNVQFAMEPGSDRLVAIEINPRVSRSSALASKATGYPIAKVATKLAVGYTLDELKNQITGTTSACFEPSIDYVVCKIPRFNFDKFPGVDEELTTQMKAVGEVMSIGRNFPEALNKAWQSLEVGRDGLGADGYEEFDRKTVRERLLKPYWDRSMQIRNAFKMGASVEEIADITKVDPWFLQQIRYMVSLENRTEGQALKEISKDDFFELKQAGFSDSQIAFLLSKSGEKVDDKKVRDRRKELGITPSFKMVDTCAAEFPAQTPYYYSAYEGENESEVTDKKKVLILGSGPNRIGQGIEFDYSCTHAVLAAKEMGYEAIMVNCNPETVSTDFDFADKLYFEPVYWERVLDIIDHEKPEGVILQVGGQTALKLGKRFVEEGIKIFGTDFGMIDFAEDRGEFSKFLKKLDIPFPEYGTAREVEEAVKIAGRIGYPVLIRPSYVLGGQGMRIAVKEEELRKYVANILKTHPENAFLIDKYLEQAVEVDVDSVYDGDQLHIAGIMQHIEPAGVHSGDSTAVLPPYSLSDEVIKTIEEYQEKIAENMEILGFLNVQYAVKDDKVYVLEANPRTTRTIPFLAKATQRPEAAIGVKVMLGAKLKEFDLESKLENWAIKEPVFPFDKFPEVKKELGPEMKSTGESIYFAKDFNDDHFKKPYEFKSLYLSK; from the coding sequence ATGCCAAGACGCGACGACATCAACAAAATTCTGATTATCGGCTCCGGACCTATTGTAATTGGTCAGGCCTGCGAATTTGATTATTCCGGATCTCAAGCTTGCCGTTCGCTGCAGGAAGAAGGCTACGAGATTGTACTTATCAACTCGAACCCGGCTACCATTATGACCGACCCGATTATGGCCGATGCGGTTTATATGCTACCGATGACTACTGATTCCATCCGGGAAATTGTAGCCAAGGAAAAACCCGATGCGGTACTCCCAACTATGGGTGGGCAAACCGGGTTGAACCTGTGCCGTGATCTGGAAAAAGAGAACTTCTGGAAAGACAATAACATCCACATTATCGGGGTGGATATTGATGCGGTTGAGCTGACCGAAGACAGGCAGCTGTTTAGGGATAAAATGGAAGAGATTGGGATTGAGCAGTGTCGCAGCCGAACTGCCCAATCGCTGCTGGATGCAAAAGAAATTGTTGAAGAGCTGGGCGGCTTGCCAATTGTTATTCGACCTTCGTTCACCATGGGTGGGGCCGGAGGCGGTATCGTTTGGAATGAAGATGAGTTTGAGCGAAAAGTACTGCGTGGCCTCGAGCTGAGTCCCGTTCACCAGGTGTTGATTGAAGAATCCATTTTTGGGTGGAAGGAATACGAGCTGGAGCTGCTACGCGATGCCAACGACAACGTGATTATCATTTGCTCTATCGAGAATATGGATCCGATGGGTGTTCACACCGGAGATTCCGTAACGGTGGCTCCGACACAAACGCTCACCGACAAGCAATTACAGCACATGCGGGATTCGGCCATCAAGATGATGCGTTCGATCGGAACCTTTGCAGGGGGATGTAATGTGCAGTTTGCCATGGAGCCGGGTTCAGATCGTTTGGTTGCCATTGAAATTAACCCACGCGTGAGTCGGTCTTCCGCACTGGCTTCTAAAGCTACCGGGTATCCGATCGCTAAAGTAGCCACCAAGCTGGCTGTGGGATATACGCTGGATGAGCTGAAAAATCAGATCACCGGAACCACATCTGCCTGCTTTGAGCCAAGCATTGACTATGTAGTCTGCAAAATTCCACGCTTCAACTTTGACAAATTCCCGGGTGTGGATGAAGAGCTCACCACACAGATGAAAGCCGTAGGCGAGGTGATGTCGATCGGCCGGAATTTCCCGGAGGCATTGAATAAAGCCTGGCAATCGCTGGAAGTTGGCCGCGATGGCTTAGGCGCCGATGGCTACGAAGAATTTGATCGAAAAACGGTCCGCGAGCGATTACTGAAGCCCTACTGGGATCGCTCCATGCAGATACGGAATGCGTTCAAGATGGGAGCTTCTGTGGAAGAAATTGCGGATATCACTAAAGTAGATCCGTGGTTCCTGCAGCAAATCCGATACATGGTTTCGCTTGAAAACCGCACGGAAGGCCAAGCACTGAAAGAGATTTCAAAAGACGATTTCTTTGAGCTGAAGCAAGCCGGTTTTTCCGACTCTCAAATCGCTTTCCTGCTAAGTAAAAGCGGAGAGAAAGTAGATGACAAAAAAGTGCGCGACCGTCGTAAAGAACTCGGAATTACCCCGTCATTCAAGATGGTTGATACCTGCGCGGCTGAATTCCCGGCACAAACACCATACTACTATTCTGCCTATGAAGGTGAAAACGAAAGTGAAGTAACCGACAAGAAGAAAGTGCTAATATTGGGCAGTGGCCCGAACCGAATCGGACAAGGGATTGAGTTTGATTACTCCTGCACCCATGCTGTGCTGGCTGCGAAGGAAATGGGCTACGAAGCCATAATGGTTAACTGTAACCCCGAAACGGTATCCACCGATTTCGACTTTGCCGACAAACTGTACTTTGAGCCAGTGTATTGGGAACGTGTGCTGGATATCATCGACCATGAAAAACCAGAGGGAGTGATCCTACAGGTGGGCGGACAAACAGCCCTTAAGCTTGGAAAACGATTTGTGGAAGAAGGCATTAAGATCTTCGGAACCGACTTCGGCATGATTGACTTTGCCGAAGACCGAGGCGAGTTCTCCAAATTCCTGAAGAAACTCGACATTCCGTTTCCCGAGTACGGAACGGCTCGAGAGGTTGAGGAAGCAGTTAAGATTGCCGGAAGAATTGGCTACCCGGTTCTGATCCGCCCGAGCTATGTACTGGGAGGACAGGGAATGCGGATCGCTGTAAAAGAAGAAGAGCTGCGCAAATATGTAGCCAACATCCTGAAAACACATCCCGAGAACGCCTTTCTGATTGATAAGTACCTGGAGCAGGCTGTTGAGGTAGATGTGGATTCGGTTTATGATGGCGACCAGCTTCACATAGCCGGGATCATGCAGCATATAGAGCCGGCCGGTGTACACTCCGGTGACTCCACCGCTGTTTTGCCGCCTTACTCATTGAGTGATGAAGTCATCAAAACGATCGAAGAATACCAGGAGAAGATAGCGGAAAACATGGAGATTCTCGGATTCCTGAACGTGCAGTATGCCGTCAAAGATGATAAGGTGTATGTGCTGGAGGCAAATCCAAGAACCACGCGTACCATCCCGTTCCTTGCCAAGGCAACACAACGCCCGGAAGCAGCCATCGGTGTCAAGGTGATGCTGGGGGCGAAGTTGAAGGAATTCGATCTGGAATCGAAGTTGGAAAACTGGGCAATCAAAGAGCCGGTATTCCCATTCGACAAATTCCCGGAAGTGAAGAAGGAGCTGGGGCCGGAGATGAAATCCACCGGCGAAAGCATCTACTTCGCCAAAGACTTCAACGACGATCACTTCAAGAAACCGTATGAGTTCAAGAGCCTGTATCTCTCGAAATAA
- the tnpA gene encoding IS200/IS605 family transposase, with the protein MPQSLSKVYAHIVFSTKHRQNMIDKSIEVELYNYIGGICKQSGSAPIMVGGHKNHVHILCLLSRKVPVMKLVQEIKQSSSKWMKTRAARYANFYWQDGYGIFSVSQSHVDRVTRYIQNQELHHRKRDFKKEYLTLLKRYNVDYDEQYLWG; encoded by the coding sequence ATGCCACAATCATTGTCAAAAGTATATGCCCATATTGTATTCAGTACGAAACACAGGCAGAATATGATAGATAAGAGCATTGAAGTTGAATTGTATAATTACATTGGAGGAATCTGTAAACAATCAGGATCTGCTCCCATCATGGTGGGTGGGCATAAAAATCACGTTCATATTTTATGCCTCTTATCGAGAAAAGTACCTGTAATGAAATTGGTTCAAGAGATTAAGCAGAGTTCATCAAAATGGATGAAGACAAGAGCAGCCCGATATGCGAATTTTTATTGGCAAGATGGATATGGGATCTTCTCTGTATCTCAATCTCATGTTGACAGGGTGACACGGTATATTCAAAATCAGGAATTGCATCACCGAAAGAGAGATTTTAAGAAAGAGTATCTAACATTGTTGAAGAGGTATAATGTTGATTATGATGAGCAGTATTTATGGGGTTAA
- the recQ gene encoding DNA helicase RecQ — MIKEAKATLKETFGYDTFRPLQEDIIDQALKRKDALVIMPTGGGKSLCYQIPALLFDGLTVVVSPLISLMKDQVEQLREYDINAVHLNSSLSPEAYGYNRRQVLQGKAKLLYIAPETLLMDKTKDLLKDIKVELFAVDEAHCISEWGHDFRPDYRQLAEVRKELFPDATCMALTATATPRVRKDIMRTLEFGESEEFIASFDRPNLFLKIADKDDPTNQVLDFLYTRKNQSGIIYCTSRRQVDELYQELDDEGYSVKPYHAGLSDRDRAINQRKFIRDDIQIIVATIAFGMGINKPNVRFVMHYDMPQNIEQYYQQIGRAGRDGLRSDCVMLFSYADTQKIKYFINKKEGQEKEIAEKHLDDLLKFIESKKCRRVPLMKYFGEEYPKDECGMCDNCLSKDEDVEDFTLQAKKLLTCVKELEEGYGKTQVINVLRGSKAKKVLELEHDKLDSYGSGKEWSKDQWEQLSRMLVRQDYLSKGEYAVLQLEDKADAVLKGDENVYGTLDRTSTMLSDEEASRVATEVEASYDENLFEILRKERKKMADEKGIPPYTIFPDTTLMEMAYYFPKDKEHLLPLYGVGDVKLKKYGSAFIGIIKKYTSEHGIEAKEETLQEKAEELENVELHQKIGKAFNDGQRIEHLAEEHGVKEVTILNHLKDYLNEGNDLRLDGITEATSLSLRQQDEIIKIFDEKGSHMLKVVYDRMNKKIGYDQIRIMQLYYMANEKNG; from the coding sequence GTGATCAAAGAAGCAAAAGCTACCCTAAAGGAAACATTTGGCTACGACACCTTCCGCCCGCTACAGGAAGACATTATCGACCAGGCCCTCAAGAGAAAAGACGCACTTGTAATAATGCCCACCGGTGGCGGTAAATCACTATGCTACCAAATTCCGGCGCTGTTGTTTGATGGATTGACCGTGGTTGTGTCTCCTCTTATTTCACTAATGAAAGACCAGGTAGAGCAGCTCCGTGAATATGATATTAATGCGGTGCATTTGAACAGCTCGCTATCACCGGAAGCTTATGGATACAACCGCCGGCAGGTGCTGCAGGGAAAAGCCAAGCTGCTGTACATCGCTCCGGAAACGCTGCTGATGGATAAGACCAAAGACCTGCTAAAGGATATCAAGGTAGAATTGTTCGCAGTAGATGAAGCTCACTGTATTTCAGAGTGGGGGCATGATTTTCGGCCGGATTACCGTCAGTTGGCAGAGGTTCGAAAGGAATTATTCCCTGATGCTACCTGCATGGCATTAACCGCCACAGCTACTCCGCGTGTACGAAAAGATATTATGCGAACGCTGGAGTTTGGCGAGTCTGAAGAATTTATAGCCAGTTTTGACCGCCCCAACCTGTTCCTGAAAATTGCCGATAAAGACGATCCAACGAACCAGGTTTTAGACTTCCTTTATACACGAAAAAATCAGTCCGGCATTATATACTGTACTTCCCGCCGGCAGGTAGATGAACTTTATCAAGAGCTTGATGATGAAGGTTATTCGGTGAAACCCTACCATGCGGGCTTATCTGATCGCGACCGCGCCATCAACCAGCGTAAGTTTATCCGTGATGATATACAGATTATTGTGGCAACCATCGCCTTTGGGATGGGGATTAACAAGCCGAATGTCCGGTTTGTGATGCATTACGATATGCCGCAGAACATCGAGCAGTATTACCAGCAAATTGGCCGGGCAGGACGAGACGGCCTCCGCTCCGATTGTGTGATGCTATTCAGCTATGCCGACACACAGAAGATTAAATACTTCATCAACAAGAAAGAAGGGCAGGAAAAAGAAATTGCAGAAAAGCACCTTGATGACCTGCTCAAATTTATCGAGTCTAAAAAGTGTCGCCGTGTGCCGCTGATGAAATATTTCGGGGAAGAATATCCGAAGGATGAATGTGGCATGTGTGATAACTGCCTGTCTAAAGATGAAGATGTGGAAGACTTCACCCTGCAGGCTAAGAAGCTGCTTACCTGTGTGAAAGAGCTGGAAGAAGGCTACGGAAAAACACAGGTAATTAATGTGCTGAGGGGCTCTAAAGCTAAAAAAGTGCTTGAGCTGGAGCATGATAAACTGGATTCCTACGGCTCCGGAAAGGAGTGGTCGAAAGATCAATGGGAGCAACTCTCCAGAATGCTGGTGCGTCAGGACTATCTATCCAAAGGAGAATACGCGGTTCTTCAGCTGGAGGATAAAGCCGATGCCGTTCTGAAAGGTGATGAGAATGTGTACGGAACCTTAGACCGAACCAGCACCATGCTCAGTGATGAGGAAGCATCGCGGGTGGCTACGGAAGTGGAAGCCTCCTACGACGAAAACCTGTTCGAGATCCTTCGCAAAGAGCGGAAGAAAATGGCTGATGAGAAAGGAATCCCTCCCTATACTATCTTTCCGGATACCACACTTATGGAAATGGCTTATTACTTCCCGAAAGATAAAGAGCACCTGTTGCCTCTCTACGGTGTGGGTGATGTAAAGCTCAAAAAATACGGCTCGGCTTTTATCGGGATTATCAAGAAGTACACCTCTGAACACGGTATTGAAGCCAAAGAAGAAACGCTGCAAGAGAAAGCCGAAGAGCTGGAAAATGTGGAGCTGCACCAGAAAATCGGAAAGGCTTTCAACGATGGGCAACGAATTGAGCACCTGGCTGAAGAGCATGGCGTGAAGGAAGTCACCATCCTCAACCATCTGAAGGATTATCTGAATGAAGGCAACGATCTTCGGCTCGATGGAATCACGGAAGCCACATCACTTTCACTTCGGCAGCAGGATGAAATCATTAAAATCTTTGACGAAAAAGGATCTCATATGCTGAAGGTGGTTTACGACCGGATGAACAAAAAAATCGGCTACGACCAAATTCGCATTATGCAGCTGTATTACATGGCCAACGAAAAGAATGGATAA
- a CDS encoding ATP-binding protein encodes MEFQQGISWLNDTETILRFIQRLVHELDELKEHLLVLEEGEVLFSQGDPLEDVYLLLEGQVKLTRTQADDSDITLTTLNPGSFVGLIAFTTGEPTLTTAKIIQKGMALKMKPQQFEQYLSDHPRLKHPLQQLMLNNMIQRYKSNIRLHTRTHLLNKELGKERDDLKNAYKRLEETHQQLIHQEKMATLGELVAGFAHEVNNPASALMRSAENLIEIYSTFEESDATYQLFKLGLQSEPLDSAELRKQMLHIEKQFPWVHDRASVRKLAQMPGNALQIIKEQRKKQDIENLINHFEAGRMIHNIRIASNRIANLVKSLKSYSRQDRNKEEFTDIREGIKDTVLVLSNRLKYINLNLDLNDIPKTCIQVGDLNQVWTNILVNACDALNDSGEITFSTKHVAGKIVVEITDNGPGIPEDIIHRIFEANFTTKNQGAKFGLGLGLPISNEIIKRSGGNIEAENLDEGGARFRITLPVKDDC; translated from the coding sequence ATGGAATTTCAACAGGGCATATCGTGGCTTAATGATACCGAGACTATTCTCCGGTTCATACAGCGGCTTGTTCATGAGCTGGATGAATTGAAAGAACATCTTTTGGTATTGGAAGAGGGAGAGGTTCTTTTCAGCCAGGGAGATCCCCTCGAAGACGTCTATCTGTTGCTTGAAGGGCAGGTTAAGCTGACCCGAACGCAGGCTGATGACAGTGACATCACATTAACCACGCTGAATCCCGGAAGTTTTGTGGGGTTGATTGCATTCACAACCGGTGAACCTACGCTTACGACGGCTAAAATCATACAAAAAGGGATGGCCCTTAAGATGAAACCCCAGCAGTTTGAGCAGTATCTCAGCGACCACCCCCGGTTAAAGCATCCGCTCCAGCAGCTGATGCTGAACAACATGATTCAGCGATATAAAAGTAACATTCGGCTTCACACCCGAACGCACCTTTTAAACAAAGAACTTGGAAAAGAACGGGATGACCTGAAAAACGCCTACAAGCGTCTGGAAGAAACCCATCAACAGCTGATTCATCAGGAAAAAATGGCTACGCTTGGTGAGTTGGTGGCGGGTTTTGCCCATGAAGTAAACAACCCGGCCTCGGCGCTGATGCGGTCGGCAGAAAACCTGATCGAAATTTATTCCACCTTCGAGGAATCAGATGCAACCTATCAACTTTTCAAACTGGGATTGCAAAGCGAACCGCTGGACAGTGCTGAACTGCGTAAGCAAATGCTTCATATCGAGAAACAGTTTCCCTGGGTTCATGACCGGGCTTCGGTACGTAAACTGGCCCAAATGCCCGGCAATGCCCTTCAAATCATTAAAGAACAGCGGAAGAAACAGGATATCGAGAACCTGATCAATCACTTTGAAGCCGGCCGCATGATCCACAACATCCGTATTGCCAGTAACCGGATTGCCAACCTGGTGAAAAGCCTGAAAAGCTATAGCCGCCAGGATCGCAACAAAGAAGAGTTTACCGATATCAGAGAGGGTATAAAGGATACGGTTTTGGTACTAAGTAATCGGCTCAAATATATAAACCTGAACCTCGATCTGAACGACATTCCCAAAACCTGTATTCAGGTGGGCGACTTAAATCAGGTTTGGACTAATATTCTGGTAAACGCCTGCGATGCCCTCAACGACTCCGGTGAAATCACCTTTTCCACCAAACATGTGGCTGGCAAAATTGTGGTAGAAATTACAGATAACGGCCCCGGCATCCCCGAGGATATTATTCATCGTATTTTTGAAGCCAACTTCACCACTAAAAACCAGGGCGCCAAGTTTGGCCTGGGCCTCGGCTTACCTATCTCTAACGAAATCATAAAACGCTCGGGCGGTAACATTGAAGCTGAAAACCTTGATGAGGGCGGAGCCAGATTCAGAATCACGCTTCCTGTTAAAGACGACTGTTAG
- a CDS encoding response regulator → MDEKIYILIVEDELEVMDALIKDLEKFEEFFPVEAANNADEARDVIDYILDHGHKVGLILCDHVLPGQNGVDLLIELQQLPEAAKSRKVLVTGQAGHEDTILAINKADLDHYIAKPWTKEQLEEVVLAELTDYVIANKKNLLPFMQILDAEKLSAAMRNNQMTDH, encoded by the coding sequence ATGGATGAAAAAATTTACATATTGATTGTTGAAGATGAGCTTGAAGTGATGGACGCCCTCATTAAAGACCTTGAGAAGTTCGAGGAATTCTTTCCCGTTGAAGCAGCCAACAACGCTGACGAAGCCCGGGACGTCATAGACTACATTCTGGATCATGGCCATAAAGTCGGGTTGATTTTATGTGACCATGTATTACCCGGACAAAATGGAGTGGATTTGTTGATTGAACTTCAGCAACTGCCGGAAGCCGCCAAAAGCCGCAAGGTATTGGTTACCGGTCAGGCCGGACATGAGGATACCATACTTGCCATCAACAAAGCTGACCTTGACCATTATATAGCAAAACCATGGACGAAAGAGCAGCTGGAAGAAGTAGTTTTAGCCGAACTAACGGACTACGTAATTGCCAACAAAAAGAACCTTCTTCCATTCATGCAGATTCTGGATGCCGAAAAACTTTCAGCAGCCATGCGTAATAACCAAATGACCGACCACTAA
- a CDS encoding SLC13 family permease gives MNATYKQLTSIIIGLVGFLIPFFIEIPGLSEAGHVALSIFCIAAIFWMLEPVPIYATSMLVILLQVFFLSKQGVLFPEVSAEYTPNSYTEFIGTLANPIIILFLGGFVLADAAVKFDLDKNLTRVLLKPFGANPKFIILGLMVVTALLSAFMSNTATTAMMMTVILPIIARTKPGDPLRIGLALSIPFAANIGGIATPIGTPPNAVVIGALTTQGIHIAFTEWMLLAAPLVIVVLMASWVIILWMYKPASKIIELDMSGSFQKNKEAIFVYLIFGITVVLWITESLHGVGSSIVALLPVAALSLTGILDQERIRKLPWEVLWLVAGGISLGISMESTGLAEWIITSISWNMFTSIFLIIAFSLVAIVMSNFLSNTVSATLLIPLAVSLATSGAAGEGFSLVLISLVIGVSASLAMMLPISTPPNAIAMSTGTIKTNQMTKAGFAIGIFGLMMVTLYALFYWPLILN, from the coding sequence ATGAATGCTACCTATAAACAACTCACTTCGATAATTATTGGCCTTGTCGGTTTCTTGATTCCGTTCTTCATTGAGATCCCCGGACTTTCGGAAGCCGGACATGTGGCCCTGAGCATTTTTTGTATTGCCGCCATCTTCTGGATGCTGGAACCTGTTCCCATCTACGCTACTTCCATGCTGGTGATTCTACTTCAGGTATTTTTCCTCAGCAAGCAAGGGGTTCTTTTTCCGGAAGTCTCGGCCGAATACACTCCCAACTCGTACACTGAATTTATAGGCACCTTGGCAAACCCTATTATCATTTTATTTTTGGGGGGATTTGTACTGGCTGATGCCGCCGTAAAATTCGATCTGGATAAAAACCTTACCCGGGTTTTGCTAAAACCTTTTGGAGCCAACCCAAAGTTCATCATTCTTGGGTTGATGGTGGTTACTGCTCTGCTTTCAGCATTTATGAGTAACACCGCTACCACCGCCATGATGATGACCGTCATTCTGCCCATTATAGCCCGAACCAAGCCCGGCGACCCGCTTCGAATTGGGCTCGCTTTGAGCATCCCTTTTGCAGCTAACATCGGGGGGATTGCAACACCCATCGGAACCCCGCCCAATGCCGTTGTAATTGGTGCTCTTACAACACAGGGCATTCATATTGCTTTTACTGAATGGATGCTGCTCGCTGCTCCTCTTGTCATCGTTGTTTTAATGGCCAGCTGGGTTATTATACTTTGGATGTACAAACCGGCATCCAAAATAATTGAGCTCGACATGAGCGGCTCATTCCAGAAAAATAAGGAAGCAATTTTTGTATATCTCATTTTCGGAATTACCGTTGTGCTTTGGATAACAGAGTCGCTGCACGGAGTTGGCAGCAGCATCGTAGCCCTTCTTCCGGTAGCGGCTCTTTCTTTAACGGGCATTCTGGATCAGGAGCGCATTCGCAAGCTTCCATGGGAGGTTTTATGGCTGGTTGCCGGCGGCATTTCATTGGGGATTTCCATGGAAAGCACCGGGCTGGCCGAATGGATTATTACCAGTATAAGCTGGAATATGTTTACTTCCATTTTCCTGATTATCGCATTCAGCCTGGTGGCTATTGTCATGTCTAACTTTTTATCCAACACCGTTTCAGCCACATTACTGATCCCGTTAGCCGTGAGCCTTGCCACTTCCGGGGCGGCCGGTGAAGGATTTAGCCTGGTGCTGATCAGCTTGGTGATTGGGGTGAGTGCCAGCCTCGCGATGATGCTGCCTATATCAACCCCGCCAAATGCTATTGCTATGAGTACCGGAACTATAAAAACAAACCAAATGACCAAAGCCGGTTTCGCCATTGGAATTTTCGGGCTGATGATGGTGACGCTTTATGCCCTGTTTTATTGGCCATTAATCTTAAATTGA
- a CDS encoding DUF58 domain-containing protein, producing MILEPSILSKLSSLELRAKKIVEGFISGLHKSPFHGFSVEFAEHRPYNPGDDFKHIDWKVYAKKERFYVKQYEEETNLRSYVMLDTSSSMLFKHFGEWTKLRYGIHYAASLMYMMHRQRDACGLIPFNSKIDAFIPAKSTYAHLRQIYTELERELIREEKNDPEKRKTASAQAIHEVAERLNHRSLVVIITDLFENIDEHEEIISALKHLRHRKHEVLLFNVLEKKSERDLDFPDRRFVFEDMEVDEEVEVLPAQVREDYRKKVEEYTKKFRMACSEFEIDFAEMDTQGQFDQSLLAYLIKRKRLG from the coding sequence ATGATTTTAGAACCGAGCATACTGTCGAAATTATCCTCGCTTGAACTGCGGGCAAAGAAGATTGTAGAGGGATTTATTTCCGGGCTGCATAAAAGTCCGTTTCATGGGTTCAGTGTGGAATTTGCGGAACACCGGCCGTACAATCCCGGCGATGACTTCAAGCATATCGACTGGAAAGTATATGCCAAGAAAGAGCGGTTTTATGTGAAGCAGTATGAGGAGGAGACAAACCTGCGCTCTTATGTGATGCTGGATACAAGCTCGTCCATGCTGTTTAAGCATTTTGGGGAATGGACAAAGCTCAGGTATGGAATTCATTACGCCGCCTCGCTGATGTATATGATGCACCGCCAGCGCGATGCCTGTGGGCTCATCCCCTTTAATTCAAAGATCGATGCTTTCATCCCCGCCAAATCAACCTATGCCCATCTTCGCCAGATTTATACTGAGCTGGAGCGGGAACTGATCCGTGAGGAAAAGAACGACCCTGAAAAGCGTAAGACAGCTTCAGCCCAGGCTATTCACGAAGTGGCCGAACGGTTAAACCACCGAAGCCTGGTGGTCATCATCACCGACCTTTTTGAAAATATCGATGAGCATGAAGAGATTATTTCTGCCCTGAAACACCTTCGCCACCGAAAGCATGAAGTGCTGTTATTCAACGTGCTGGAAAAGAAAAGTGAACGCGACCTGGATTTCCCCGACCGGCGCTTTGTTTTTGAAGACATGGAGGTTGATGAGGAAGTGGAAGTGCTGCCGGCTCAGGTTCGGGAAGATTACCGGAAGAAAGTGGAAGAATACACAAAGAAATTCCGCATGGCCTGCAGTGAGTTTGAAATCGACTTTGCCGAAATGGATACGCAGGGGCAATTTGATCAATCCTTGCTGGCTTACCTTATAAAACGGAAGCGGTTAGGGTGA